A genomic stretch from Edaphobacter aggregans includes:
- a CDS encoding sodium/proton-translocating pyrophosphatase: LPGVLAVGLPVAVGLIFRHFSASYQANSAIYAPGTVLPVPAIAGVPVNLAGAEAVAGLLMVGTIAGVLLAMLMNNGGGAWDNAKKFIETGQYGGKKSEAHKAAVVGDTVGDPFKDTAGPSLHVLIKLLATITLVLAPLFV, encoded by the coding sequence TGTTGCCGGGAGTGCTCGCGGTTGGGCTGCCGGTGGCCGTGGGGCTGATCTTCCGGCACTTTAGCGCGAGTTATCAGGCGAACTCGGCGATCTATGCACCAGGTACTGTACTGCCTGTGCCTGCGATTGCCGGGGTTCCGGTGAATCTGGCTGGCGCTGAGGCTGTGGCTGGGTTGCTAATGGTCGGGACGATTGCCGGTGTTCTGCTGGCCATGCTGATGAATAACGGCGGCGGGGCCTGGGACAATGCAAAGAAGTTCATTGAGACCGGGCAGTATGGCGGAAAGAAGAGTGAGGCGCACAAGGCGGCTGTCGTTGGCGATACGGTCGGCGATCCATTCAAGGACACGGCTGGACCTAGCTTGCATGTGCTGATCAAACTGCTGGCTACGATTACTCTGGTGTTGGCTCCGCTGTTTGTGTAG